Proteins co-encoded in one Chitinivibrio alkaliphilus ACht1 genomic window:
- a CDS encoding biotin--[acetyl-CoA-carboxylase] ligase → MISGRKNSIVLKRVATVTSTNEYLKNHFKTLPHGFALMADSQSAGRGRAGRSWMSEPGKDLTASFLYLLPRNISQYTANMTQMLALSVHRVLAGYGVDTEIKWPNDVLCTGKKICGILIEGVFSQNQQYLICGLGINVGGSPRVLERCTTTSLVAEGVDGVSREALLRAIMGDFTQEVELLAQGKDLSSVMKQLNRCLAYVGTYQWISRGEDVQERGLIEGLSPHGELLYRTSTGTQRTLCAGEILFS, encoded by the coding sequence ATGATATCTGGTAGAAAAAACAGCATTGTACTTAAAAGAGTTGCCACAGTTACTTCCACAAATGAATATCTCAAGAACCATTTTAAGACTCTGCCCCACGGCTTTGCCCTCATGGCAGATTCTCAAAGTGCCGGGCGGGGACGGGCCGGCCGTTCCTGGATGAGTGAACCAGGGAAAGATCTCACCGCTTCTTTTCTATATCTTCTCCCCCGAAATATTTCTCAATATACGGCAAATATGACACAGATGCTCGCTCTCTCTGTGCATCGGGTGCTGGCGGGATATGGGGTGGATACAGAGATTAAATGGCCCAATGACGTTTTGTGTACGGGTAAAAAAATCTGTGGCATTCTTATTGAAGGCGTTTTTTCTCAAAATCAACAGTATTTAATCTGTGGTCTTGGGATAAATGTCGGTGGTTCGCCACGGGTGCTGGAGCGATGTACCACAACTTCTCTTGTTGCAGAAGGCGTGGATGGTGTATCCCGAGAAGCCCTTTTACGGGCTATTATGGGTGACTTTACACAGGAAGTGGAGCTCCTTGCTCAAGGAAAAGATCTTTCCTCTGTTATGAAACAGCTGAACAGGTGCTTGGCCTATGTTGGTACATATCAGTGGATTAGCCGGGGGGAAGATGTTCAAGAACGGGGGCTTATTGAAGGTCTTTCTCCTCACGGAGAGCTTCTGTATCGTACCAGTACGGGGACACAGCGTACTCTTTGTGCAGGGGAGATCCTTTTTTCCTAA
- a CDS encoding lysophospholipid acyltransferase family protein, which yields MKTFRQLFWKINRWGVRLVLRRKFNVRLHESADPLPKAPYVVISNHANFFDPWIVGHYTTEPIAIMMNEFGFKASAMTRWYLRNVGCFSKKKGQSDAQSVKRAMKSLRAGYTLLVFPEGQASWSGKTQPIYPGIERITKKVKAPLVLYRLRGNFVSKPWWSTGPARKGEITVFRKVISAQEVTERTADELRQEICSFIQHNDVKACADVSFSGTDITAGMEMVLWYCPHCHSRNTLKMDKNTVRCDTCGTEKVFTPNLQIEAPAPKEPRDFYDWYKAQTELVQQDLSAISSTPDRHLIHDSHVSQVKVDYKGRVIMLDTGELDLYGNTLVFSGQDGVQTFPLADLFHPVFQGKNILEFDCNNSDYQFRFTHTALSQWLSYLLYLKGYGDWERTGYIFQQ from the coding sequence ATGAAAACCTTTAGACAATTATTCTGGAAGATAAACCGCTGGGGAGTACGGCTTGTGTTGCGTCGTAAGTTTAATGTGCGACTTCACGAGTCTGCCGACCCTTTGCCAAAAGCCCCCTACGTTGTTATTTCAAACCATGCTAATTTTTTTGATCCGTGGATAGTGGGCCATTACACCACGGAACCTATAGCAATCATGATGAATGAATTTGGGTTTAAGGCTTCGGCCATGACCCGATGGTATCTGCGCAACGTTGGCTGTTTTAGTAAAAAGAAAGGCCAGTCCGACGCACAGTCGGTAAAACGTGCCATGAAAAGTCTTCGTGCCGGCTACACCCTCCTGGTATTTCCCGAAGGACAGGCATCATGGTCAGGAAAAACCCAACCAATCTATCCCGGTATAGAACGCATTACGAAAAAAGTTAAGGCCCCCCTTGTTCTCTATCGACTACGGGGAAATTTTGTTTCGAAACCATGGTGGAGCACCGGACCAGCACGAAAAGGGGAGATTACGGTGTTTCGAAAAGTAATCTCAGCGCAGGAAGTAACGGAGCGTACCGCTGATGAATTGCGTCAGGAAATATGCTCTTTCATACAGCATAACGATGTAAAAGCCTGTGCAGATGTTTCCTTTTCCGGTACAGACATCACGGCAGGTATGGAGATGGTTCTCTGGTATTGCCCCCACTGCCACTCCCGCAATACCCTCAAGATGGATAAAAACACCGTACGATGTGACACATGTGGGACGGAAAAGGTATTTACCCCAAATTTACAGATAGAAGCTCCTGCTCCAAAAGAGCCCAGAGATTTTTATGATTGGTATAAGGCACAAACAGAGCTGGTTCAGCAAGATCTCTCAGCTATCTCGTCAACCCCGGATCGACACCTTATCCATGACTCACACGTTTCCCAGGTAAAGGTTGACTACAAGGGACGTGTGATCATGCTTGATACGGGGGAACTTGATCTCTATGGTAACACCCTGGTGTTTTCCGGCCAAGACGGCGTACAAACCTTTCCTTTGGCCGATCTTTTCCACCCCGTATTTCAGGGAAAAAACATTCTTGAGTTTGATTGTAACAACAGCGATTACCAATTTCGATTTACCCATACCGCCCTCTCCCAATGGCTGTCATACCTCTTGTATCTGAAAGGCTATGGTGACTGGGAGCGTACAGGATATATATTTCAGCAATAG
- a CDS encoding helix-turn-helix domain-containing protein: MTHKRWESCGFISLLIFTCISLFYQYGTREYSVLPLRDENHVYIQVDQNSEESPGNSVVKNLQVEDSLTSYSFRLGDKLPYPYAGIGINFYDTTAVSPDGLDLSSYDYVELEIAASVDMLILGFTSYVEGFTHMDSSMSWRVYESLLGVSDTFTTYTIDLRSFTTPSWWYNLNAVTKDRFPDKSHGNILSFIIENNHYEEFSQEFSKVKIRRITFVRDTLLTVILHISALLLICGAWVGRLFFRPSSTTPVIIPYQELEISSYEDEDLQKVETFIANNYTNQDLLVRDVSSSTGVTQAKIQTVLRKKFDMTFRQYLNKIRIHEAKRLLRETDRQVTDIAFRVGYRNVSHFNRIFKEKEGVSPNKYRKQQ, from the coding sequence ATGACACACAAACGCTGGGAATCCTGCGGTTTCATCAGTCTCCTTATTTTTACGTGTATCTCACTGTTCTACCAGTACGGAACCCGAGAATACTCCGTACTCCCCCTCCGTGATGAGAATCACGTCTATATTCAAGTTGACCAAAACAGTGAAGAGTCACCGGGAAACAGTGTCGTAAAAAACCTGCAGGTAGAAGACTCTCTCACTTCCTACTCCTTTCGCTTAGGCGACAAACTCCCCTACCCCTATGCAGGAATCGGGATTAATTTTTACGACACCACGGCTGTTTCTCCCGATGGTCTTGACCTTTCCTCATATGACTATGTAGAACTGGAAATTGCTGCCTCTGTGGATATGCTCATTCTCGGTTTCACCTCCTATGTAGAGGGTTTTACCCATATGGACTCATCCATGAGCTGGCGTGTGTATGAGTCACTCCTGGGCGTCTCCGATACCTTTACAACCTACACCATTGACCTCCGTTCATTTACAACCCCCTCGTGGTGGTATAACCTCAATGCGGTAACAAAAGATCGATTTCCCGATAAAAGCCATGGGAACATCCTTAGTTTTATCATTGAAAATAATCATTATGAAGAATTTTCACAGGAGTTCTCTAAGGTAAAAATACGGCGCATTACCTTTGTACGGGATACCCTCTTGACGGTAATCCTGCACATTTCTGCCCTGCTTCTCATCTGCGGTGCCTGGGTGGGCAGACTCTTTTTTCGCCCCTCTAGCACAACCCCGGTCATTATACCCTATCAAGAGTTGGAAATTAGCAGCTATGAAGATGAGGATTTGCAAAAGGTAGAAACCTTTATTGCAAATAATTACACCAATCAAGACCTCCTTGTGCGGGATGTAAGCAGCTCCACAGGAGTAACCCAAGCAAAAATCCAAACGGTCTTACGGAAGAAATTTGATATGACCTTCCGGCAATATTTAAATAAGATTCGTATTCACGAGGCAAAGCGATTACTCCGCGAAACGGATCGACAAGTAACCGATATAGCCTTTCGCGTCGGCTATCGTAATGTGAGCCATTTTAACAGGATATTTAAAGAAAAAGAGGGCGTAAGCCCGAATAAATACAGGAAACAACAATAA
- a CDS encoding carboxypeptidase-like regulatory domain-containing protein, with translation MIQLILMFLFVVFSHSLWAGDDVPPRESTEYVLTEFPLAILPQDTAVWIKWAGIARPGEEEIHADGRVYPDSGYIYLSRDPGGRDLENYEIRLDPEEFEYSPHGELRNNVLIDDKSVLERGIQFVPSKQSDLEAGIYYLVVGFPTTVKTPFGQRDTTFVSNEIQFIVRHRYPPEAIAPIGDTLSDVTPRFRWHERTDVPYYHVIVLEGELDLGDTLDFDDLQLDDLNIMWQAVTEETEITYGAPDPSGIITASPKPLSAGETYTWLVLNNYGNNPVMTAAALVLPSEFFIDGESLAVPINISPMEDEHGRPDTLSEQTISFSWTNLDPLANTYQLYIYKQMDEGDLSGKTPVWDQEYSASRFSDDTATVEMSAINNLSKDDYAWSVVAKDDQGRGTSGPYSDFYYDVPAGSLVVLTREVIEVAQGNFDTATIAMAEIETEILSGSMETMIFYTNEDGWLGRSRPVGSMRMRAHKDGYDPSPFRTVDIVEDSTSHVTLYLTRPNATLYGKVEDADGSYLSGVTVQAISDRGDTVTTESDSRGNYSLSCYEDSWNISARRTGYSFSGERRVSLSGGESKRLEDHLRMHPNEYTIRGTVVNSRGTPVISTEVDLLDQEGTRIEREPATPSSGEFSFTVNSGTYIVRARKSGFVTARDTFSQVTGLRETTLTLKPGAEIVEGRIFGQSYNSRGETVFAPIRNMDVHILQDDDTIDIVQTDNVFGRFSASLPALQGDDTYELFYERTGYPSGEGILTAGESEYRDTLITYATLPVEVVSVDGLSREDVLVRLARGSQTLSADQADPEGMVLLMAIPDTDSSDTVALRASGGGFILDSLKVFGFDETILSSDSLSVSEGRLLAATTPVAHAKVFMKEGELDLHLRAEIYDTENTPLDVGETGRFRFHSPFSKTRRSGDTLTQIGPDSYSYSLTTTIDTIIDCTHGEFTITPEDALTEDTIRLTQALPFTHTSQDTMEVDSEGAISLSLNNRGYEHHTVDSVYLWYRAEGRSSFSQKQQIPEENARTTFRLTPPQSGVALEYYFQVFTSEGTIFGHPQQYYTSFIEANPSVVSRFETRPSLDDHRIPQGYEVRFDVVGFYGDNFTRLSLNDFSTENVSISSRNDRFRIRRGRDAYGNRIITMSPRSAGADTLEIAFREGMGLTLGPDVADTMTIPLEVLDVAVDSLDVRPASRIRNNRIENSGQTQFICHAYTPEGESVRITPNWEVSPDSAGTIDVSGIFTPARNFSGPVHISAALTGDKVATYTHDDQPLLVRHSVRPQKQTITDFRNVFVDIPAQSLRSGDNSRLTISHFTSGNKIKTDIPERGVSRASGVYTLRRSGDRFNRDSVETDDGTYIPEEEVYLRVRVPEKYRSKIDEDGENISLAVWDEDSLGWAHPWRDNADGNDNISYHFVSEGIEYSPHTQELTVPVGKILNRVDTLRFAVAYENQESISASVDVLPNPFSPFVPNGNRDLMGAHRQIEGTSITVHPMNSSTRSSITVTMEIFSVLGDKVWEAEYHGVSPGDPLRVIWDGRTRINKRESLNPQNEEQTLYLRGDSLCRNGRYFLVVTMDDGSEIKRYRQEIILFK, from the coding sequence ATGATACAGCTGATACTTATGTTTCTCTTTGTTGTTTTTTCTCACTCCCTTTGGGCAGGGGATGATGTTCCTCCACGGGAATCAACGGAATACGTCCTTACGGAGTTTCCCTTGGCAATACTCCCGCAAGATACCGCGGTGTGGATAAAATGGGCCGGCATCGCCCGCCCCGGCGAGGAAGAAATCCATGCGGATGGACGGGTCTATCCCGATTCGGGATATATCTATCTCAGCCGGGATCCGGGGGGAAGAGACCTTGAGAACTATGAAATTCGTCTGGATCCAGAGGAGTTTGAATATTCACCCCATGGAGAGCTTCGCAACAATGTGCTAATTGATGATAAATCCGTCCTCGAACGAGGTATCCAATTTGTTCCGTCAAAACAGTCAGACCTCGAAGCGGGTATTTACTATCTTGTCGTTGGGTTTCCCACAACCGTGAAAACGCCCTTTGGGCAACGGGATACCACCTTTGTCTCCAACGAAATACAGTTTATTGTCCGGCACCGCTATCCCCCGGAGGCCATCGCCCCCATTGGCGACACTCTTTCCGATGTAACCCCGCGATTTCGCTGGCATGAACGAACCGATGTGCCCTACTATCACGTTATTGTTCTTGAGGGCGAGCTGGACCTGGGCGACACCCTCGATTTTGACGACTTACAGCTGGATGATCTGAATATTATGTGGCAGGCTGTTACAGAAGAAACAGAGATTACCTATGGCGCCCCCGATCCGTCGGGAATCATTACGGCCAGTCCGAAACCACTGTCCGCAGGGGAAACCTATACGTGGCTGGTGCTCAATAACTACGGAAATAATCCCGTCATGACAGCTGCTGCACTGGTCCTTCCGAGTGAATTCTTTATTGACGGGGAATCCCTTGCTGTGCCTATAAACATTTCACCCATGGAAGATGAGCATGGACGCCCTGATACCCTTTCAGAACAGACAATATCCTTTTCCTGGACCAACCTTGACCCCTTGGCAAATACGTATCAGCTCTATATTTATAAACAGATGGACGAAGGCGACCTAAGCGGAAAGACCCCCGTGTGGGATCAAGAATATTCCGCCAGCAGATTTTCTGACGATACTGCCACGGTGGAAATGTCAGCTATCAACAACCTTTCTAAGGATGATTACGCATGGAGCGTGGTTGCCAAGGATGACCAAGGTCGTGGAACATCGGGCCCCTACTCAGATTTCTACTACGACGTGCCCGCAGGCTCCTTGGTGGTTCTCACACGGGAAGTAATTGAGGTAGCACAGGGTAATTTTGACACCGCCACCATTGCCATGGCTGAAATAGAAACAGAAATTCTGAGCGGATCCATGGAAACAATGATCTTTTATACCAATGAGGACGGCTGGCTTGGCCGAAGCAGACCCGTGGGTTCTATGCGGATGCGCGCTCACAAGGACGGATATGATCCCAGCCCATTTCGTACCGTAGATATTGTGGAAGACAGCACCTCCCATGTCACCCTCTACCTCACCCGACCCAATGCAACACTCTACGGGAAAGTCGAGGATGCAGACGGATCATACCTAAGCGGGGTAACCGTACAAGCTATTTCAGACCGGGGAGATACGGTAACCACCGAATCTGATTCACGGGGCAACTACTCCCTCAGCTGCTATGAAGACAGCTGGAATATTTCAGCCAGACGCACCGGCTATAGTTTCTCTGGAGAACGGCGAGTTTCTCTTTCGGGAGGGGAGAGCAAACGCCTTGAAGACCACCTTCGTATGCACCCTAACGAATATACCATTCGAGGAACAGTGGTGAACTCACGAGGTACCCCGGTAATTAGCACAGAAGTAGATCTTCTTGACCAAGAGGGAACACGCATAGAGCGGGAACCTGCTACCCCCAGTTCGGGAGAGTTTTCCTTTACGGTAAACAGTGGTACCTACATAGTACGTGCACGAAAATCCGGCTTTGTCACAGCACGGGATACCTTCTCACAGGTAACGGGGCTGCGAGAAACCACCCTCACCCTAAAACCGGGAGCAGAAATTGTGGAGGGGCGTATCTTTGGGCAAAGCTACAACAGTCGCGGAGAAACGGTTTTTGCCCCCATTCGCAATATGGATGTACACATCTTACAGGATGATGACACCATAGATATTGTACAAACAGACAATGTCTTTGGTCGGTTTTCTGCCAGTCTTCCCGCACTTCAGGGGGATGATACCTATGAGCTCTTCTATGAGCGTACAGGATACCCCTCTGGGGAAGGGATACTTACGGCGGGAGAATCAGAGTATCGTGACACCTTGATCACCTACGCAACCCTCCCTGTGGAAGTTGTTTCTGTTGATGGACTCTCTCGAGAAGATGTTTTGGTTCGCCTTGCCCGGGGATCACAGACTCTTTCTGCAGATCAAGCAGATCCCGAAGGGATGGTATTGCTCATGGCAATACCCGATACAGATAGCTCAGATACCGTAGCACTTCGTGCCTCAGGGGGTGGGTTCATCCTCGACTCTCTTAAAGTTTTCGGGTTTGATGAAACCATCCTTTCTTCTGATTCCCTCTCCGTTTCAGAGGGGCGTTTGCTTGCAGCCACTACTCCCGTGGCACATGCGAAAGTTTTTATGAAGGAAGGTGAACTTGACCTACATCTCAGGGCGGAAATCTATGACACTGAAAACACCCCCCTTGATGTGGGCGAAACGGGACGATTTCGATTCCACTCACCCTTTTCAAAAACCCGTCGAAGTGGCGATACACTCACACAAATAGGTCCTGATTCGTACAGCTATTCTCTCACCACGACCATCGACACAATCATCGACTGCACGCACGGCGAATTTACCATAACACCTGAGGATGCCCTTACTGAGGATACCATTCGACTGACCCAAGCTCTTCCATTCACCCATACATCCCAAGACACCATGGAGGTGGACTCAGAAGGAGCCATATCCCTCTCTCTTAACAACCGTGGATATGAACACCATACCGTAGACTCGGTATATCTTTGGTATCGAGCTGAGGGGCGGAGCAGTTTTTCCCAAAAGCAGCAGATCCCGGAAGAAAATGCTCGTACAACCTTCCGCCTCACCCCTCCCCAAAGCGGCGTTGCCTTGGAGTATTATTTTCAGGTATTTACCAGTGAGGGAACCATCTTCGGCCATCCCCAACAATATTACACGTCATTTATCGAGGCAAATCCTTCCGTGGTATCACGTTTTGAGACACGGCCTTCCTTGGATGATCACCGCATTCCCCAAGGCTATGAAGTTCGTTTCGACGTAGTCGGATTCTATGGGGATAACTTTACCCGTCTCTCGCTCAATGATTTCTCCACGGAGAATGTCTCCATATCATCACGAAACGATCGATTCCGTATTCGGCGGGGACGAGACGCCTACGGGAACAGAATCATTACCATGAGCCCCCGCAGTGCAGGTGCAGATACATTGGAGATAGCCTTTCGTGAAGGCATGGGGCTTACCCTCGGTCCCGATGTCGCAGACACCATGACAATACCCCTTGAAGTACTGGATGTAGCCGTTGACTCCTTGGATGTCCGCCCCGCTTCGCGGATTCGTAATAACCGTATAGAAAATAGTGGCCAAACACAGTTTATCTGCCATGCCTATACTCCAGAGGGCGAATCTGTTCGTATTACCCCCAACTGGGAAGTATCTCCGGATTCAGCAGGAACCATCGATGTTTCGGGAATCTTTACACCGGCACGAAACTTCTCTGGTCCCGTACATATTTCAGCCGCTCTTACGGGGGATAAGGTTGCCACATACACCCATGATGACCAACCGCTTCTGGTACGCCACTCCGTCCGCCCGCAGAAACAAACCATTACAGATTTCCGAAACGTCTTTGTAGATATTCCAGCACAGAGTCTGCGCAGCGGTGATAATAGTCGATTAACGATCAGTCATTTTACCTCAGGAAACAAAATAAAAACAGATATTCCCGAACGGGGCGTGTCCCGGGCATCCGGCGTATATACCCTGCGACGTAGCGGCGATCGGTTTAATCGAGACAGCGTAGAAACAGATGATGGAACGTACATACCCGAAGAGGAAGTCTATCTGAGGGTACGCGTCCCCGAAAAATATCGTAGCAAAATAGATGAGGATGGTGAAAACATCTCCCTTGCAGTATGGGACGAAGACTCTTTGGGATGGGCTCACCCGTGGCGCGACAATGCCGATGGCAATGACAACATAAGTTATCACTTTGTCTCTGAGGGAATCGAATACTCGCCTCATACCCAAGAACTCACCGTACCCGTGGGAAAAATACTCAACCGGGTTGACACCTTGCGCTTCGCCGTAGCCTATGAAAATCAAGAGAGTATCAGTGCTTCCGTAGACGTTCTACCCAATCCCTTTTCCCCCTTTGTTCCGAACGGAAATCGGGATCTCATGGGAGCACACCGACAAATAGAAGGTACAAGCATCACGGTACATCCCATGAACAGTTCAACCAGATCAAGCATCACCGTCACCATGGAAATATTTTCTGTTCTTGGTGACAAGGTCTGGGAGGCAGAATACCATGGGGTTTCACCGGGTGATCCCCTGCGGGTCATTTGGGATGGAAGAACTCGCATTAACAAACGGGAAAGCCTCAACCCGCAAAATGAAGAACAAACCCTTTATTTACGCGGAGACTCTCTCTGTAGAAACGGACGATACTTTCTCGTAGTAACCATGGATGACGGCAGTGAAATAAAACGATACCGACAGGAAATAATCCTTTTTAAATAG
- the ychF gene encoding redox-regulated ATPase YchF, whose protein sequence is MSLSAGIVGLPNVGKSTIFNAISSGKAEAANYPFCTIDPNTGIVAVPDPRLTEIADLVAPQKVIPAYLELVDIAGLVKGASRGEGLGNQFLGHIKSVDAIVHVVRCFDTTDITHVDGSIDPQRDVEIIDMELVLKDMETVEKALPRVEKRVKSGDKLAKQQTETLRAALRHLEEGTPLRRAALEDRGDVLQELHLISAKQVLYVANVDEETLLEDNAHVQKLREIAHADEALCLTLCGKIEEELAELEQEEQEEFLQSLGISEPGLHRLAREIYALLGLHTYFTAGEKEVRAWTIPAKALAPEAAGVIHTDFQKGFIKARVYTLEDLRQYKTEAALKEAGKIRQEGKEYTVQDGDIMEFLFNV, encoded by the coding sequence ATGAGTCTTTCTGCCGGAATTGTCGGACTTCCCAATGTCGGAAAATCCACCATATTCAATGCTATTTCATCGGGAAAAGCAGAAGCGGCCAACTACCCCTTCTGTACCATTGATCCAAACACCGGGATTGTCGCCGTACCGGATCCACGCCTGACCGAAATTGCAGATCTGGTAGCTCCCCAAAAAGTGATACCGGCCTACCTCGAACTTGTTGACATTGCCGGTTTGGTAAAAGGGGCATCACGGGGTGAAGGACTGGGGAACCAATTTCTGGGCCACATAAAAAGTGTTGATGCCATTGTGCATGTAGTGCGCTGCTTTGATACGACAGATATTACTCATGTGGACGGCTCCATAGATCCTCAGCGGGATGTGGAAATTATTGATATGGAGCTTGTCTTAAAAGATATGGAGACCGTGGAAAAAGCCCTGCCCCGCGTGGAAAAACGGGTAAAATCCGGTGATAAGCTGGCCAAACAACAAACCGAAACCCTCCGGGCCGCCTTACGCCACCTTGAAGAAGGAACCCCCTTAAGACGGGCAGCCCTTGAAGATCGCGGCGACGTGCTCCAGGAACTTCACCTCATCTCGGCAAAACAGGTGCTATACGTGGCAAATGTCGATGAGGAAACCCTCCTTGAAGACAACGCCCATGTACAAAAACTCCGTGAGATTGCCCATGCAGATGAGGCCCTCTGCCTTACACTCTGCGGAAAAATTGAAGAGGAGTTGGCAGAACTCGAACAGGAAGAGCAGGAAGAGTTTCTCCAATCCCTTGGCATTTCAGAGCCGGGGCTGCATCGACTGGCACGAGAAATTTATGCGCTCCTTGGGCTGCACACCTACTTCACAGCGGGGGAAAAAGAGGTTCGTGCGTGGACAATTCCTGCAAAGGCCCTCGCTCCTGAAGCAGCTGGAGTTATTCACACAGATTTTCAAAAAGGCTTCATTAAGGCACGAGTGTACACCCTGGAAGATTTACGGCAATATAAGACAGAAGCAGCCTTGAAAGAAGCAGGGAAAATACGACAGGAAGGCAAAGAGTACACTGTCCAAGACGGTGATATTATGGAGTTTCTTTTTAATGTATAG